The proteins below are encoded in one region of Endomicrobiales bacterium:
- the glyS gene encoding glycine--tRNA ligase subunit beta — IEQKIIERACLLAKADLVTDMIYEYPELQGTIGALYANKDGEDKNVAISIQEHYWPLSADGKLPNSSLSTIISIADKIDTLCGDFAAGLIPSGSADPYGLRRASVGVIRMLLGGTSLEISSLIDKAYSLLPEKLSNNVRSKEQMLEFFKQRFEALMQSGGYKFDEIKAVLAVGFYDFLNAKSRIDALSKARLDQRFSLLTIPFKRASNIIIQAEKKSIAIPNCVDETIFNCDEEKNLYSSIKQIELEVLSKVSDGDYLSALMLVANLKEAVDEFFVKVMVMDNDEVIRSNRLALLKTLVGLISKIADISLLQG, encoded by the coding sequence ATTGAACAAAAAATTATAGAGCGCGCGTGTCTTCTTGCTAAAGCCGACTTAGTAACAGATATGATTTATGAGTACCCGGAGCTTCAAGGCACAATTGGCGCTCTTTACGCTAATAAAGATGGTGAAGACAAAAATGTAGCAATTTCTATACAAGAGCATTATTGGCCGCTTAGTGCTGATGGCAAGCTTCCAAACAGTTCACTTTCAACTATAATTTCTATAGCCGATAAAATAGACACACTTTGCGGCGATTTTGCAGCTGGACTAATACCAAGCGGCTCTGCTGACCCTTACGGTTTAAGGCGGGCATCTGTTGGTGTTATAAGGATGTTACTTGGCGGGACTAGTTTAGAAATTTCTTCTTTGATAGATAAAGCCTACTCTTTGTTACCTGAAAAGCTTTCAAACAATGTCCGTTCAAAAGAACAGATGCTGGAGTTTTTTAAACAAAGGTTTGAAGCGCTAATGCAGTCGGGTGGGTATAAATTTGACGAGATAAAAGCCGTACTTGCAGTTGGTTTTTATGATTTTTTAAATGCCAAGTCTCGCATAGATGCACTTTCAAAAGCAAGGTTAGACCAAAGGTTCTCGCTTTTAACTATACCGTTTAAAAGAGCGTCAAATATTATTATTCAAGCTGAAAAGAAATCTATTGCAATACCAAACTGTGTAGATGAAACTATATTTAACTGTGATGAAGAAAAAAATCTATATTCGTCAATAAAACAAATTGAGTTGGAAGTTTTATCAAAAGTATCTGATGGCGATTATTTATCTGCGTTAATGCTTGTTGCCAACCTTAAAGAAGCTGTAGATGAGTTTTTTGTAAAAGTTATGGTAATGGATAACGACGAAGTAATTCGTTCTAACCGTTTAGCGTTGTTGAAAACATTAGTTGGTCTTATCTCAAAAATCGCTGATATTTCTTTACTGCAAGGATAG
- a CDS encoding MBL fold metallo-hydrolase translates to MGNKMCVNICVLGSSSSGNCTALWSQKLGILIDCGGSIKRWEGHLKSIELNYGKIRGILITHGHCDHINENTINFAQKNSIPIYIHEHTYNTIKNRYNLKDNLIRDGLIKIHTNREFRIDYLKITPFKIYHDDIGHEDYVGSPCGFSVYFENKKISYITDTKEITYDMIQEVLDSDAIVLETNHDLEIIERNPPNHFGWCEHLSNQKAGTALVEMIIRSTKSNSFKYVFLAHVSDDNNTPERPKIVVEKILHKNGINHVILIETYKCNRTSIYTI, encoded by the coding sequence ATGGGTAATAAAATGTGTGTTAACATATGTGTGCTTGGAAGTAGCAGTAGTGGAAATTGTACAGCGTTATGGTCACAAAAACTGGGAATATTAATTGATTGTGGTGGAAGCATTAAGCGTTGGGAGGGACATTTAAAATCTATTGAATTGAATTATGGAAAAATACGTGGAATATTGATAACACATGGGCATTGTGATCACATTAATGAAAACACAATAAATTTTGCTCAAAAGAATAGTATTCCAATATATATTCATGAACATACATATAATACAATTAAGAATAGATATAATCTTAAAGATAATTTGATAAGAGATGGATTGATAAAAATTCATACAAATAGAGAGTTTAGAATTGACTATCTTAAAATAACCCCTTTTAAAATTTATCACGACGACATAGGTCATGAGGATTATGTAGGTAGCCCTTGTGGTTTTTCCGTTTACTTTGAAAATAAAAAAATCAGTTATATTACTGATACGAAGGAAATAACATACGATATGATTCAAGAAGTATTAGATTCGGATGCAATTGTATTAGAAACAAATCACGATTTAGAAATCATAGAAAGAAACCCACCAAATCATTTTGGGTGGTGCGAACATTTAAGCAATCAAAAAGCAGGAACAGCTTTAGTTGAAATGATAATTAGGTCTACAAAATCAAATTCGTTTAAATATGTGTTTCTTGCGCACGTGAGTGACGATAATAATACTCCAGAAAGACCTAAGATTGTAGTGGAAAAAATACTGCATAAAAATGGCATTAATCATGTTATATTAATAGAAACTTATAAATGTAATCGCACAAGTATTTACACTATTTAA